From a single Anoplolepis gracilipes chromosome 3, ASM4749672v1, whole genome shotgun sequence genomic region:
- the LOC140664139 gene encoding rap guanine nucleotide exchange factor 2 isoform X11: protein MHKHTNQLRGPGGHNGGYHGANRGPVRRWNSFHGGGGGSGGTGNFNDGVGNGGTKACQEPLRAVPKAVQALRSESVDRTHRAQPPPPPAFPRRRFSVCFGKRTGGSARRPNECFVLEPSEMIVIDYPEVHSGGRMHRPPHPHPITDHRQVNLVFDDTFSQGLTGRPELYQKSNRSSHSSDTSSAYSGSDTMTSVQSSLDADPDEVDLSGLVESIVDSDEEEDLAESMDSLTVRDPVRECLEKDPVERTEDDIEILLEFTQQLKAFTNMTMAIRKALCAVMVFAVVDRAGMVVLNDGEELDSWSVLINGAVEIEHSNGEIEQLGLGDSFGILPTMERLLHRGVMRTKCDDCQFVCVTQADYFRIQHQGKENTMRHEENGRVILVTELRGALDSASRRGHVVIRGSPDRLMLQLIEENSITDPTYVEDFLLTHRTFIDSPLLVANQLLEWFDQAQVRDRVARVVLLWVNNHFTDFETDPAMMEFLEKFETGLEREKMLGQQRLLNIACAAKARTRNVTLARPNRDEVLNFSILGGFERGFGIFISKVDKRSKAEDVGLKRGDQILEVNGQSFEHVNHAKALDILRASTHLSITVKSNLLAFKEMLQMPDNSPRPRGRTNKPEIPRLPSDPRSRLSTHVDPMSAVNPLNPMIGGVPLLIPDNNVSPCKDAKKEHKGFMTLGPKRRLQKALMKMNILPKNTINDGVHMDDSLAPPHTPPGTTGLSQTTTNLYHSKSNPDLTSLYCYDDLRANDYPEHVLKVYKADQTCKYLLIHKETTAHEVVMLALQEFGITESSSNFSLAEVSVGEGGMIKQRRLPDQLQNLAERIGLSSRYYLKTNGISETLVADDQAPELIRESQVHFLQLNAVEVAIQLTLQDFSIFRQIESTEYVDELFELKSRYGTPMLSQFAELVNREMFWVVTEVCSEHNVVRRSKIIKQFIKIARQCKECKNFNSMFAIVSGLGHGAVSRLRASWEKLPTKYQRLFSDLQELMDPSRNMSKYRQLVASEQTQPPIIPFYPVVKKDLTFTHLGNDTRVEGLVNFEKLRMIAKEVRTLTNMCSSPYDLLTMLERGGQPPSSAMVALNQMTTGNQGGQTATVKRRKKSTAAPNPKKMFEEAQMVRRVKAYLANMKVITDEERLHQLSVDCEPHAGAVAVAAAVPLSGSRGRRHPSPTLSTTSSASSTSEGRKSIQGTKFGAASPQAVRKMLALSDPHKTRPYQPKHCPPPLPVPGLALHSSGLEPSPGAPRRVGSGSRAPMHERSHSDTPASLPPPVDLSAESSSVTSLSNLQPLRKTLTSDITNTS from the exons ATGCACAAGCATACCAACCAGCTTCGCGGTCCAGGTGGCCATAATGGTGGCTATCACGGCGCCAACAGGGGCCCCGTGAGGAGATGGAACAGCTTTCATGGTGGTGGCGGTGGTAGCGGTGGTACGGGTAATTTCAACGATGGCGTTGGGAACGGCGGCACGAAAGCCTGTCAGGAACCCCTCAGGGCCGTGCCTAAGGCTGTACAAGCCCTCAGGAGCGAGTCGGTCGACAGGACTCATCGAGCTCAACCGCCGCCGCCACCCGCGTTTCCCAGGAGGAGATTTTCCGTGTG CTTCGGGAAGCGGACGGGTGGCAGTGCCAGGCGACCCAACGAATGTTTCGTCCTCGAGCCCTCCGAGATGATTGTC atcGATTATCCAGAAGTTCATAGCGGAGGAAGGATGCATCGACCACCGCATCCGCATCCTATAACTGATCATCGTCAGGTTAACCTGGTTTTCGATGATACg ttCTCACAGGGCCTTACTGGCAGGCCGGAGTTGTATCAGAAATCAAATAGAAGCAGTCATTCGAGTGATACAAGTTCGGCATATAGTGGATCTGACACAATGACATCGGTACAAAGTTCATTAGACGCGGATCCCGACGAGGTAGATCTCTCGGGTCTCGTGGAGTCCATTGTCGACAGCGATGAGGAAGAGGATCTTGCAGAAAGCATGGAT AGTTTAACAGTACGCGATCCTGTACGAGAATGTTTAGAGAAGGATCCTGTTGAGAGAACGGAGGACGACATAGAGATACTTTTGGAATTCACGCAACAGCTGAAAGCTTTTACAAATATGACTATGGCCATTAGAAAAGCGTTGTGCGCTGTAATGGTATTTGCAGTAGTCGATCGGGCTGGTATGGTGGTCTTGAACGATGGCGAAGAGCTCGATAGTTGGAGCGTGTTGATTAACGGTGCTGTCGAGATTGAGCACAGCAATGGTGAAATTGAACAGCTCGGTCTTGGAGACAGCTTCGGTATTTTGCCTACTATGGAGAGGCTATTACATCGCGGAGTTATGAGAACAAA ATGCGACGATTGCCAATTTGTTTGCGTCACACAAGCAGATTATTTTCGAATTCAACATCAGGGCAAAGAGAATACCATGAGACACGAAGAGAATGGGAGGGTAATTCTAGTGACAGAGTTACGAGGAGCTTTGGACAGCGCTTCGCGAAGAGGTCATGTGGTGATACGGGGGTCACCGGATCGTTTAATGTTACAGCTTATTGAGGAAAACAGTATTACAGATCCTACTTATGTTGAAGATTTTTTGTTGACTCATCGGACGTTCATCGATAGCCCGTTGTTGGTCGCAAATCAATTGTTGGAATGGTTCGATCAAGCACAAGTGCGAGATCGTGTCGCTCGCGTCGTGCTCTTATGGGTGAATAATCATTTTACTGATTTTGAGACTGATCCAGCGATGAtggaatttttagaaaaattcgaaACCGgattagagagagaaaaaatgctAGGGCAACAAAG gttattaaatattgcctGTGCGGCGAAAGCGAGAACGCGAAATGTAACGTTAGCTAGACCAAATAGAGACGAAGTCCTAAATTTTAGCATCTTAGGAGGATTCGAGAGAGGTTTtggtatatttatttcaaaagttgACAAGAGATCTAAGGCTGAGGATGTTGGTTTAAAGAGAGGTGACCAGATCTTAGAAGTGAATGGTCAAAGTTTCGAGCATGTGAATCACGCGAAAGCACTTGATATTCTGAGAGCTTCCACGCATCTCAGTATAActgtaaaatctaatttacTTG ctTTCAAAGAAATGCTTCAGATGCCAGATAACTCTCCAAGACCCCGAGGCAGAACAAATAAACCGGAAATCCCCAGGCTTCCATCGGATCCACGTTCTAGATTGTCGACGCATGTAGATCCTATGAGTGCCGTGAATCCTTTAAATCCCATGATTGGTGGAGTACCATTGTTAATTCCTGATAACAATGTGTCACCATGTAAAGATGCCAAAAAAGAGCACAAGGGATTTATGACTCTTGGACCCAAGCGACGTTTACAGAAAGCGCTTATGAAAATGAACATACTGCCAAAGAACACAATCAA CGACGGTGTACACATGGATGATTCTCTCGCACCACCACATACACCGCCAGGAACAACAGGACTCTCGCAAACAACCACTAATCTGTATCACTCAAAAAGTAATCCAGATCTTACTTCGCTTTATTGTTACGATGACTTAAGAGCAAATGATTACCCCGAACACGTGCTGAAGGTATACAAAGCAGATCAAACCTGCAAGTATCTTCTTATCCACAAAGAAACAACGGCACATGAG GTGGTAATGCTCGCACTTCAAGAATTTGGTATAACGGAAAGCAGTTCAAACTTTTCGCTGGCAGAAGTGAGTGTCGGTGAAGGCGGCATGATTAAGCAGCGCAGATTGCCAGATCAATTGCAGAATCTCGCGGAAAGAATTGGACTAAGTTCtcgatattatttgaaaactaatGGAATTTCCGAAACTTTAGTAGCCGATGATCAAGCTCCGGAGCTCATTAGAGAATCTCAAGTTCATTTCCTGCAATTGAACGCCGTAGAGGTGGCGATACAGCTGACTTTACAAGATTTTAGTATATTCAG ACAAATCGAATCCACAGAATATGTGGATGAATTGTTTGAGTTAAAGAGCAGGTATGGCACACCTATGCTCAGTCAATTTGCAGAACTAGTCAACAGAGAAATGTTTTGGGTTGTAACAGAAGTCTGTTCCGAGCATAATGTCGTGCGGCGCAGtaagattataaaacaatttatcaaGATAGCGC gTCAGTGTAAGGAGtgcaaaaatttcaattccaTGTTCGCGATTGTCTCCGGTTTAGGTCATGGCGCGGTTTCAAGATTACGAGCCTCGTGGGAAAAATTGCCAACGAAATATCAAAGATTATTTAGTGATTTGCAGGAATTAATGGATCCCAGTCGCAACATGAGTAAATATCGACAATTGGTGGCATCTGAACAAACACAACCACCGATA atacCTTTCTATCCGGTCGTGAAGAAAGATTTGACTTTCACACACCTTGGTAATGATACGAGGGTAGAAGGTTTGGTAAACTTTGAAAAACTCAGAATGATTGCTAAGGAAGTGAGAACGTTGACAAATATGTGCTCTTCACCTTATGATTTACTAACCATGTTGGAGAGAGGTGGGCAACCACCGAGTTCTGCGATGGTTGCTTTGAATCAAATGACCACTGGCAATCAGG GCGGCCAAACTGCGACGGTGAAACGACGAAAGAAATCTACGGCTGCGCCAAATCCGAAGAAAATGTTTGAGGAAGCGCAGATGGTCCGAAGAGTGAAGGCCTATCTTGCGAATATGAAAGTAATTACAGATGAAGAGCGACTGCATCAACTTTCCGTCGATTGTGAGCCTCACGCGGGAGCGGTCGCGGTTGCCGCCGCAGTTCCGCTGAGTGGCAGTCGAGGAAGAAGACATCCATCACCTACTCTGTCGACTACTAGTAGCGCCAGTAGCACTAGCGAAGGCAGGAAAAGTATACAAG GTACAAAATTCGGCGCTGCGTCGCCACAGGCGGTGAGGAAAATGTTAGCCCTGTCAGATCCTCATAAAACACGACCGTACCAACCTAAGCATTGTCCACCGCCACTACCTGTACCAGGATTAGCGCTACATTCTAGTGGTTTAGAGCCTAGTCCAGGTGCACCTAGAAGAGTAGGATCCGGCAGCAGAGCACCGATGCACGAGCGATCCCACAGTGATACACCTGCTAGTCTACCGCCGCCTGTCGACCTCAGTGCGGAGAGCAGTAGCGTAACTAGCTTGAGCAATCTCCAACCGCTGAGAAAAACTTTGACAAGCG ACATCACGAATACCTCATGA